A genomic stretch from Cloacibacterium caeni includes:
- the ccoN gene encoding cytochrome-c oxidase, cbb3-type subunit I, with product METQKFSYDNGIVRAFLYATIVWGVLGFTFGVTVASMLFYPELPEYLFGTDDPTIASLRSGDIQGLVSTNGAFGFGRWRMLHTSTVIFAFVGNGFFAGAYYSLQRLLKARMFSDVLSWINFWGWQLIIVTVAITFLMGINTSKEYAEHEWPIDIMIAIIWIVMGINMFGTIAKRRVRHLYVAIWFYIATWVGITMLHVFNNLEVPLSFAGWKSYSAYAGVKDALVQWWYGHNAVAFFLTTPVLGLMYYFMPKAADRPVFSYKLSIIHFWSLIFVYIWAGPHHLLYTAIPGWAQALGTTFSIALIAPSWGGMLNGLLTLRGAWDKVRENPVLKFFVVAVTCYGMATFEGPLLATKTLNKIGHFTDWVIGHVHVGALGWNGFMAFGMIYYLLPIMWRTKLWSVKLANWHFWLGTLGIIFYAVPMYISGFTQGLMWKQFNPDGTLVYKNFLDTVTAIIPYYQMRFFGGLLYLTGSILMVINVIATVRQGSFEKEVPVEAPALAKISDARKEGEGKHLWLERMPLYFSVLSAIALAIGGMVEIIPTLTVKDNVPTIASVKPYSPLELEGRDLYIREGCNACHTQMIRPFRDEVVRYNGKNGQYSKAGEFVFDRPFLWGSRRTGPDLHREGGKNPDTWHFKHMLNPRVTSPGSIMPRYPWLIYNELDRTKTKDKLVLLKNVFGHPYTDEEINNVDKLVDEQAAKIVEGIYSGDAEIKKAFDAQKAQQGAAFVPVEKREIVALIAYLQRLGTDIKTTEVKTASNN from the coding sequence ATGGAAACACAAAAGTTTAGTTATGACAATGGCATTGTGCGTGCGTTTCTTTACGCTACAATAGTCTGGGGAGTACTTGGTTTTACATTTGGTGTAACTGTTGCATCAATGTTATTTTATCCAGAGTTACCAGAATACCTTTTTGGAACAGATGACCCTACAATTGCAAGTTTAAGAAGTGGAGACATTCAAGGACTTGTAAGTACTAATGGTGCGTTTGGATTTGGCAGATGGAGAATGTTGCACACCAGTACAGTTATTTTTGCATTTGTAGGTAATGGATTCTTTGCAGGTGCTTATTATTCTTTACAAAGATTATTAAAGGCAAGAATGTTTAGTGACGTCCTTTCTTGGATTAATTTCTGGGGATGGCAATTAATAATTGTTACAGTAGCAATTACCTTTCTAATGGGTATAAATACTTCTAAAGAATATGCAGAACATGAATGGCCAATTGACATTATGATTGCTATTATTTGGATTGTAATGGGTATTAATATGTTTGGTACTATTGCCAAGAGAAGAGTAAGACACCTATATGTTGCTATATGGTTTTACATTGCAACATGGGTAGGTATTACGATGCTACACGTATTCAATAATCTAGAAGTTCCTTTATCATTTGCAGGATGGAAATCTTATTCAGCTTATGCTGGTGTAAAAGATGCTTTAGTACAATGGTGGTATGGTCACAATGCGGTAGCATTCTTCCTAACAACTCCAGTACTTGGTTTAATGTATTACTTTATGCCAAAAGCAGCTGATAGACCTGTGTTTTCTTATAAACTTTCTATCATCCACTTCTGGTCATTAATATTTGTTTACATTTGGGCTGGTCCTCACCACTTGTTATACACAGCAATTCCAGGTTGGGCACAAGCTTTAGGTACTACGTTCTCTATTGCTCTTATTGCTCCATCTTGGGGAGGTATGCTTAATGGTTTATTAACCTTAAGAGGAGCTTGGGATAAAGTAAGAGAAAATCCTGTTCTTAAATTCTTCGTGGTTGCAGTTACTTGTTATGGTATGGCTACTTTCGAAGGGCCGCTTTTAGCAACAAAAACATTAAATAAAATTGGTCACTTTACAGATTGGGTAATTGGACACGTTCACGTAGGTGCATTAGGATGGAATGGTTTCATGGCATTTGGTATGATTTATTATTTACTACCAATTATGTGGAGAACAAAATTGTGGTCTGTAAAATTAGCAAATTGGCATTTCTGGTTAGGTACTTTAGGTATTATTTTCTACGCAGTACCAATGTATATTTCAGGATTTACACAAGGTCTAATGTGGAAACAATTTAATCCAGATGGAACTTTAGTATATAAAAACTTTTTAGATACTGTTACGGCAATTATTCCTTACTATCAAATGAGATTTTTTGGTGGGTTATTATATCTTACTGGCTCTATTCTTATGGTTATTAATGTTATTGCTACTGTAAGACAAGGTTCATTCGAAAAAGAAGTTCCAGTAGAAGCTCCTGCATTAGCTAAAATTTCTGACGCTAGAAAAGAAGGAGAAGGAAAACACCTTTGGTTAGAAAGAATGCCGTTATACTTTTCTGTTTTATCAGCAATTGCTTTAGCAATTGGTGGTATGGTAGAAATTATTCCTACACTTACTGTAAAAGATAATGTTCCTACCATTGCATCTGTAAAACCTTATTCTCCACTAGAATTAGAAGGTAGAGACTTATACATTAGAGAAGGCTGTAATGCGTGCCACACTCAAATGATTAGACCATTTAGAGATGAGGTTGTACGTTACAATGGTAAAAACGGTCAATACTCTAAAGCTGGTGAATTTGTTTTTGATAGACCTTTCTTATGGGGTTCTAGAAGAACTGGGCCAGACTTACACAGAGAAGGTGGTAAAAACCCAGATACTTGGCATTTCAAACACATGTTAAACCCAAGAGTTACATCTCCAGGTTCTATCATGCCAAGATATCCATGGTTAATCTATAACGAACTAGACAGAACTAAAACTAAGGATAAATTAGTATTATTGAAAAATGTATTTGGTCACCCTTATACAGATGAAGAAATCAATAATGTAGACAAATTAGTAGACGAACAAGCTGCTAAAATTGTAGAAGGAATCTATTCTGGTGATGCTGAAATCAAAAAAGCATTTGATGCTCAAAAAGCTCAGCAAGGTGCAGCATTTGTTCCTGTAGAAAAGAGAGAAATCGTTGCTTTAATTGCTTATTTACAAAGATTAGGTACAGATATTAAAACTACCGAAGTAAAAACAGCAAGCAATAATTAA
- the ccoS gene encoding cbb3-type cytochrome oxidase assembly protein CcoS, with translation MEILYLMIICSVSIAVIFLIVFIISAKNGQFDDDESHAVRILLEDKKTDIEEEKSEEKN, from the coding sequence GTGGAAATTCTCTATTTAATGATCATCTGCAGTGTCTCAATCGCTGTAATTTTTCTAATAGTCTTTATTATTAGTGCCAAGAATGGTCAGTTTGACGATGACGAATCTCACGCAGTAAGAATTTTATTAGAAGACAAAAAAACAGATATAGAAGAAGAAAAATCTGAAGAAAAAAATTAA
- a CDS encoding heavy metal translocating P-type ATPase, whose amino-acid sequence MAENCFHCGQEIDKDRIFFDEKAFCCNGCKSVYEILNANNLGNFYELNKNSGIRPDENLSQFDYLDTPEIFEKVVDFSEGNTSVVTFKIPVIHCSSCIWLLESLQDLNTNIRYSQVNFTKKTLQVSFNQNELPLSELAKFLTNLGYKPVISLETADKKEAAVDRSLTIKVAVAGFAFGNAMMFAFPEYLNTGSSVDFWLEEFAPFFRFLTFLLSIPVVVYSASDYYKSAWFGLKNKIVNIDVPIVLGILVLFFRSVYEIATNYGPGYFDTLCGLLFFMLLGKIFQKRTYSALSYDRDYKSFYPIAVTKVDFGGQQQNILLSDIKVGDRILVRNQEIIPVDAVLINGEGNIDNSFITGESATITKNPGDKIFAGGKQIGSILELEVIKTVNQSYLTQLWNKEAFRKEELGLDTLVNEISKYFTFIILGITLLAGIYWYQIDFEKMFQVVSAILIVACPCALALSTPFTMGHIMRILGRNKMYVKDAHTIEKMAKIDALVFDKTGTITYNKKANISFEGQEIAEFDLKNIKSLLKNSNHPLSKSLYEFLEVEDEYLPIENFKETAGKGYEATVRGKVYKIGSAKFTHQEAKSLETAVYIERDGEFLGKYIFKNEYRDGLAEMAKELKDYKIHVLSGDNSSEEQTLKNLIPNITEMRFSQSPEDKLEYIKSLQDQGKKVAMLGDGLNDAGALKQSNIGIAIADDTNSFTPSSDVIMNGGVLTKLHDYFALTKDAMIIVKLTFGVSFLYNVVGLTAAVLGEMSPLFAAILMPLSSISVVAFTSLSTWLRSRKYFKF is encoded by the coding sequence ATGGCAGAAAATTGTTTCCATTGTGGACAAGAAATAGATAAAGATAGAATTTTCTTCGATGAGAAGGCATTTTGTTGTAACGGATGCAAATCTGTTTATGAAATTCTTAATGCAAATAATCTCGGAAATTTTTATGAATTAAATAAAAATTCTGGAATTAGACCAGACGAAAATCTTTCTCAATTTGATTATTTAGACACTCCAGAAATTTTCGAAAAAGTAGTAGATTTTTCTGAAGGGAATACCAGTGTAGTCACCTTTAAAATCCCTGTGATTCACTGTAGCTCTTGTATTTGGTTATTAGAGAGTTTACAAGATTTAAATACGAATATTAGATATTCTCAGGTAAATTTCACCAAGAAAACACTACAGGTTTCTTTCAACCAAAATGAATTACCTCTGAGTGAACTGGCAAAATTCTTGACGAATCTTGGTTATAAACCTGTGATTTCATTAGAAACTGCAGACAAAAAAGAAGCCGCAGTAGACAGAAGCCTCACGATAAAAGTGGCAGTTGCAGGATTTGCATTCGGAAATGCGATGATGTTTGCGTTCCCAGAATATTTAAACACGGGTTCTTCCGTAGATTTCTGGTTAGAAGAGTTTGCGCCGTTTTTCAGATTTTTAACATTCTTACTTTCCATTCCAGTGGTAGTGTACTCTGCATCAGATTATTACAAATCTGCATGGTTTGGTTTGAAAAATAAAATTGTAAATATAGACGTCCCGATTGTCTTAGGAATTCTGGTTTTATTCTTTAGAAGTGTCTACGAAATCGCGACCAATTACGGTCCTGGATATTTTGATACGCTTTGTGGGTTGTTATTCTTCATGTTGTTGGGTAAAATTTTTCAAAAGAGAACTTATTCTGCACTTTCGTATGATAGAGATTACAAATCTTTTTATCCAATTGCAGTAACCAAAGTAGATTTTGGGGGACAACAACAAAATATTTTACTTTCTGACATTAAAGTTGGCGATAGAATTTTAGTAAGAAACCAAGAAATTATTCCTGTAGATGCGGTTTTAATTAATGGCGAAGGAAATATAGACAATAGTTTCATTACTGGTGAAAGTGCTACGATTACCAAAAATCCTGGCGATAAAATTTTTGCAGGAGGGAAACAAATTGGTTCTATCCTAGAACTAGAAGTCATCAAAACCGTCAACCAAAGTTATTTAACTCAACTTTGGAATAAAGAAGCCTTCAGAAAAGAAGAATTAGGACTCGATACTTTGGTGAATGAAATTTCAAAATATTTCACTTTTATTATTTTAGGAATTACGCTTCTTGCTGGAATTTATTGGTATCAAATAGATTTTGAAAAAATGTTCCAAGTGGTTTCTGCGATTTTGATTGTTGCCTGTCCATGTGCATTGGCGCTTTCTACTCCATTTACGATGGGACATATCATGAGAATTTTGGGCAGAAATAAAATGTATGTGAAAGATGCTCACACCATTGAAAAAATGGCAAAAATTGATGCTTTGGTTTTTGACAAAACGGGAACAATTACTTATAACAAAAAAGCCAACATCAGTTTTGAAGGTCAAGAAATCGCTGAATTTGATTTAAAAAACATAAAATCTTTACTCAAAAATTCTAACCATCCGCTTTCTAAATCGCTTTACGAATTTTTAGAAGTAGAAGATGAATATTTACCGATTGAAAACTTCAAAGAAACCGCCGGAAAAGGTTACGAAGCCACAGTAAGAGGAAAAGTTTACAAAATTGGTTCTGCAAAATTCACTCATCAAGAAGCTAAATCACTAGAAACTGCCGTTTACATAGAAAGAGATGGTGAGTTTTTAGGAAAATACATCTTCAAAAATGAATACAGAGATGGTTTAGCTGAAATGGCAAAAGAACTGAAAGATTATAAAATCCATGTATTAAGTGGAGATAATTCTTCAGAAGAGCAAACACTTAAAAATCTTATTCCAAATATCACTGAAATGAGATTTAGTCAATCTCCGGAAGATAAGTTAGAGTATATCAAATCTTTACAAGATCAAGGGAAAAAAGTAGCGATGCTTGGAGATGGATTAAATGATGCAGGTGCGCTGAAACAAAGTAACATAGGAATTGCGATTGCAGATGACACCAATTCTTTCACTCCAAGTTCAGATGTCATCATGAACGGAGGTGTTTTGACAAAGTTGCATGACTATTTTGCACTCACAAAAGATGCTATGATCATTGTAAAATTAACATTTGGGGTTAGTTTTCTATATAATGTGGTAGGTTTAACTGCAGCAGTTCTCGGTGAAATGTCTCCTTTGTTTGCTGCAATTTTGATGCCTTTAAGCTCGATAAGTGTAGTTGCATTTACCTCATTATCAACATGGTTAAGATCAAGAAAATACTTCAAATTTTAA
- a CDS encoding Crp/Fnr family transcriptional regulator, whose translation MSLEKQIFIENKFLSVFNDKAFKEILSKEDYTKYINAKQTLFFNKGESLFEEGRNVEGVFFIESGTAKLYKLGFNRKEQILRFIKEGDIIGYRALLIGEAYQATAEAMSDLQATYIPADVFLHLLEVDPQLSFAMLQKISFELGESSNTVTFLAQKTVRERLAEVLLLLEQKLGTDPEGFIKISLTREEIANLIGTATESAIRLISEFKQDNYIEVEGRNLKILNHEKLRKLGHVVL comes from the coding sequence ATGTCTTTAGAAAAACAAATTTTTATTGAAAACAAGTTTCTAAGTGTTTTTAATGACAAGGCTTTTAAGGAAATTCTATCTAAAGAAGATTACACTAAATATATCAATGCTAAGCAAACTCTTTTCTTTAATAAAGGAGAATCTCTTTTCGAGGAAGGAAGAAATGTAGAAGGTGTTTTTTTTATAGAAAGTGGTACAGCAAAACTTTATAAACTAGGTTTTAATAGAAAAGAACAAATCTTAAGATTCATCAAAGAAGGTGATATTATTGGTTATAGAGCATTGTTAATTGGTGAAGCTTATCAAGCAACTGCTGAAGCGATGAGCGATTTACAAGCTACTTATATTCCTGCGGATGTATTTCTTCATTTGTTAGAAGTAGACCCTCAGTTGTCTTTTGCAATGCTTCAGAAAATCTCTTTCGAATTGGGCGAAAGTTCTAATACGGTAACTTTCTTGGCTCAAAAAACAGTAAGAGAAAGATTAGCAGAAGTGCTTCTTCTTCTAGAGCAGAAATTAGGAACAGACCCAGAAGGTTTTATCAAAATTTCTTTAACAAGAGAAGAAATTGCTAACTTAATCGGAACTGCTACAGAAAGTGCCATAAGATTAATCTCAGAATTTAAACAAGACAACTACATAGAAGTGGAAGGAAGAAACTTAAAAATCTTAAACCACGAAAAACTAAGAAAATTAGGACACGTAGTTTTATAA
- the panB gene encoding 3-methyl-2-oxobutanoate hydroxymethyltransferase, whose protein sequence is MSVHSEIKKVTTETLRKMKFDKEKITMLTAYDYTTAKMVDAGGVDAILIGDSAANVMAGHETTLPITLDQMIYHAQCVVRGVDRALVVADLPFGTYQSDPQKALESGVRMMKESGAHAVKIEGGEEIADSVSRLINAGIPVMGHLGLTPQSIYQFGTYKVRAKEDAEAEKLIKDAKILEELGCFALVLEKIPADLAKKVSESISIPTIGIGAGPDCDGQVLVYHDMVGMNKGFSPKFLRRYLDLYTEITGAVSQYVKDVKDVSFPNKNESY, encoded by the coding sequence ATGTCAGTACATTCCGAAATTAAAAAAGTAACGACCGAAACCTTACGAAAAATGAAATTCGATAAGGAAAAAATCACAATGCTTACTGCTTATGATTATACCACTGCCAAAATGGTAGATGCAGGTGGAGTAGATGCTATTTTAATTGGAGATTCGGCGGCGAATGTAATGGCAGGTCACGAAACTACTTTGCCCATTACTTTAGATCAAATGATTTATCATGCTCAGTGCGTAGTAAGAGGAGTAGATAGAGCATTAGTAGTTGCAGATTTACCATTCGGAACGTATCAGTCAGATCCGCAAAAAGCGTTGGAATCTGGGGTAAGAATGATGAAAGAATCTGGAGCTCATGCTGTTAAAATAGAAGGTGGCGAAGAAATCGCAGATTCTGTTTCTAGATTAATCAATGCTGGAATTCCAGTAATGGGACATTTAGGTTTAACACCACAATCTATTTATCAATTTGGAACTTATAAAGTTCGTGCTAAAGAAGATGCAGAAGCCGAAAAACTAATAAAAGACGCTAAAATTTTAGAAGAACTGGGTTGTTTTGCTTTAGTTTTAGAAAAAATTCCTGCTGACTTGGCGAAGAAAGTTTCAGAAAGTATTTCTATTCCAACGATAGGAATTGGAGCTGGACCAGATTGTGACGGTCAAGTTCTGGTTTATCATGATATGGTGGGAATGAATAAAGGATTTTCGCCGAAATTTTTAAGAAGATATTTAGACCTTTATACAGAAATTACAGGTGCTGTTTCGCAGTATGTAAAAGATGTGAAAGACGTTTCCTTCCCGAATAAGAACGAAAGTTACTAG